One genomic window of Falco cherrug isolate bFalChe1 chromosome 20, bFalChe1.pri, whole genome shotgun sequence includes the following:
- the CDK16 gene encoding LOW QUALITY PROTEIN: cyclin-dependent kinase 16 (The sequence of the model RefSeq protein was modified relative to this genomic sequence to represent the inferred CDS: deleted 1 base in 1 codon), which yields MDRMKKIKRQLSMTLRGGRAPEKSLGEPRNGHGSDSEVGADEGRMGSDGESDPPSGTSSEEVASPVRLRLRQHPARPGSSEDINKRLSLPADTRLPESGLDRLGLPGPLSRRLRRVSLSEIGFGKLETYVKLDKLGEGTYATVYKGRSKLTENLVALKEIRLEHEEGAPCTAIREVSLLRDLKHANVVTLHDIVHTPQCLTLVFEYLDRDLKQYLDDCGSVISMHNVKLFLFQLLRGLAFCHRHKVLHRDLKPQNLLLSRRGDLKLADFGLARAKSIPTKTYSNEVVTLWYRPPDILLGSTEYSTQIDMWGVGCIFSEMVTGRPLFPGSTVEEQLHFIFRLLGTPTEETWPGIGANAEFRAHKYPPYPPEGLLHHAPRLDHDGADLLGQLLQFEGRRRMPAAEAMAHPFFACLGPRVTTLPDTTSIFALKEIQLQKEPGLRSASLPPPGSSSFRVLDTEF from the exons ATGGACCGGATGAAGAAGATCAAGCGGCAGCTGTCGATGACGCTGCGG GGGGGGCGCGCCCCCGAAAAGAGCCTAGGGGAGCCCCGCAATGGCCATGGCAGCGACAGCG AGGTGGGGGCGGACGAGGGACGGATGGGCTCGGATGGGGAGAGCGACCCCCCCTCGGGGACATCCTCGGAGGAGGTGGCCTCCCCTGTCCGCCTGCGCCTGCGCCAGCACCCAGCTCGCCCCGGCTCCTCCGAG GACATCAACAAGCGCCTCTCGCTGCCAGCTGACACCCGCCTGCCCGAGAGCGGCCTGGaccggctggggctgcccgggCCCCTCAGTCGCCGCCTGCGCCGTGTCTCCCTG TCGGAGATCGGCTTTGGGAAGCTGGAGACCTACGTCAAACTGGACAAACTGGGAGAG GGCACCTACGCCACGGTGTACAAGGGCCGCAGCAAGCTGACCGAGAACCTGGTGGCCCTGAAGGAGATTCGCCTGGAGCACGAGGAGGGCGCCCCGTGCACGGCCATCCGCGAGG tgTCGCTGCTGCGGGATCTGAAACACGCCAACGTGGTGACGCTGCACGACATCGTCCACACGCCCCAGTGCCTCACCCTCGTCTTTGAGTACCTG GACCGGGACCTCAAGCAGTACCTGGATGACTGTGGCAGCGTCATCAGCATGCACAACGTCAAG ctgtttctcttccagctgctgcgGGGCCTGGCCTTCTGCCACCGGCACAAGGTGCTGCACCGCGATCTCAAGCCCCAGAACCTCCTGCTCAGCCGACGTGGGGACCTCAAGCTTGCTGACTTTG gcctgGCTCGGGCTAAATCCATCCCGACGAAGACCTACTCTAATGAGGTGGTGACGCTCTGGTACCGACCCCCCGACATCCTCCTGGGCTCCACCGAGTACTCTACCCAGATCGACATGTG GGGTGTGGGCTGCATCTTCTCGGAGATGGTGACGGGGCGGCCGCTCTTCCCCGGCTCCACTGTGGAGGAGCAGCTGCACTTCATCTTCCGTCTCCTTG GGACCCCAACAGAGGAGACGTGGCCAGGGATCGGGGCCAATGCTGAGTTCCGGGCCCACAAGTACCCCCCGTACCCCCCTGAGGGTCTGCTGCACCACGCCCCACG gctggaCCATGACGGCGCTGacctgctggggcagctgctgcag TTCGAGGGGCGGCGGCGGATGCCAGCGGCGGAGGCGATGGCTCATCCTTTCTTCGCCTGCCTGGGGCCGCGTGTCACCACCCTGCCCGACA